The stretch of DNA GCCGCGGTGATGTCGGCGACCGAGAACCGCAGTTCGCCCTCTCGCGCCGGCTCGTAAGTGGGCGCGAGGTCCCTGCCCAAGCGATCGATCAACAACCGCGACAGCACGTTGAGCGACGTGCTGCGCCCGCTTCCCAGGTTGAACGTCCCCTCGGCGTGGCCGAGCGAGGCGAGCACGCCATCAGTGATGTCGTCCACGTGCACGAAGTCGCGCTGCTGCTCGCCGTCGCCGAGAATCACCGGCGCCTCTCCACGCAGCAGCCGCGTCACGAAGATCGTGATCACCCCAACGTACGGCGTGTAGCTTTGCCCGGGGCCGAACGTGTTGAAGAAGCGCAGGACCGTCAGCGGCACGCCCACGCTCGACAGCATCTGCCGGCACACCCGCTCCGCCGCCAGCTTGCCGATGCCGTACGGCGACAGTGGCTCGGTGGTGTAGCCCTCCGCAATGGGCATGGGCGCCGGGCAATCCGCGTAGACCGCCATCGATGACGCCAGCGTGAACCAGCGCACGCGCGCCGGATCGACCAACCTCACGATGTTCGCCGTGCCCATCAGGTTGGTGTCGAGGTCCTCGTAGAACCGATCGAAGCTGCCGCGGATGGTGACCTGCGCGGCGAGGTGGATGACGCCATCGACGCCGGCCAGGGCCGCGGTTACCGCGGCCCGGTCGCGCACGTCGCCCTGCACGAACCGCGCGCCATCCGGCACCACCTCACGACGCCCCATCGACAGGTTGTCGAGCACGGTCACCTGGAGGCCCTTCGCCAGCAGCGCCCGCGTCACGTGGGAGCCGATGAAGCCGGCGCCGCCGGTCACGAGGATGTGCGTGAGCGGCGTCACGACCGCAGGCCGGCGACCACAGTGGGGCAGTGGACGGAGTGCTCGCCGGTCAACACCACGGCATCCAGGTCGGTGGTGGAATCCACGACCACGCCCGGCATGATCACCGAATTCGAGATCCGGATGGGGTAGCGCACCTCGACGTGGGCGCCAATGACGCTGTTGTCGATCGTGGCGCCCGGCGGTATCGCGGCCGTGGGATCGATGACGGAGGCCAGCCCATGCCGCTTCAGCTCCAGCAGGTTGATCAGGAGCAGGTCCTCGGGCTTGGTCAGGTTGAGGTCGCGCTCGACAATGGGGTGGTGCTTCACGACGTAGCCGTCGTCGATCAGGATCTGGATGCTGGTGGTGATCTCGTATTCGTCGCGCATGGCGGTGCGCGGCGTGCGGCGGATGGCGTCGAAGATGTGCTGGTCGAACACGTAGAGGCCGCAGCCCTTCAACTGGCTGTCGACGTAGCGCGGCTTCTCGATCACGCGGGACACGCGGCCGGTGCCGTCCGCCTGGATCACGAAGTTGCGCCGGACCATGGCCGGGTCGGGCTCGTACATGCTGACCAGACTGGCGTTGCAGCGGCCCTCGAACACGTCGTCCATCAGCGGTCGCAGCGGCGCCTTCAGGTGGAAGTGAATGTCGCCGAGCATTAGCAGGAACGGCGCCTGCACGTACGGCTCCAGCGCCCCCACCGCGTGGGCGAGGCCGAGCGTGCCTTCCTGCCCGACCATGTGCAGGTCCACGCCGAGGGTGGCGCCCCCGCCGAGGACGCTGGCGATCTGGTAGCCGAGGTGGCCGACCACCACGTAGATCGTGGTGATGCCGAGGTCCCGCATCACGTCGATCTGCCGCGAGATCAGCGGCCGGTTGAGGATGGGCAGGATCGGCTTGGGATGTTGATCCGAGAAGGGGAACATCCGCGCGCCCTTGCCGGCGGCCAGGATCACGCCGACCATTCGCGAACCGAGATCAGGCACGGGACTCTCCCTCGAACTTGCAGCGGACCAGCTCGCGCATCACGCGCACCGCGTCAAAGGCGCGGATCTTCTTGCCTTCCTCGAAGGTGCGGCCGTAGAAGCTGACTGGCACTTCCGCGAACCGCGCCCCGCGTTGCGCCAGCCGCGCCGTGAACTCGGCCTCGAAGTCGAAGCCGTTGGCGCGAATGCGCAGGCCCTCGATCAACGGCCGGCGGTACATCTTGTAGCACGTCATCAGGTCGGTCAGCTGCACGCCGTAGAGCCCACGGCTGGCGCCGGTCATGACCAGGTTACCCATGCGATTCAGCCACCGCATCCGCTCGATCGAGCCCTTGAAGCGGCTGCCGTAGACGACGTCGGCCTGCCCGGCGAGAATGGGCGCCACCAGCTGCTTGTAGTCCTGGGGGTCGTACTCGAGGTCGGCGTCCTGGTGCACGATGATGCTGCCGGTGGCCAGCGTCCACAGGTGCTTGATGACGCCGCCGCGCCCGACGTTTTCGTCCATGAAGATGACCTTCACGCCTGGCAGCTGAATGGCCGACAGGATCTCGCGGGTGCCGTCCGTGGACCCGTCGTCGGCGACCAGGACCTCGAGGTCCACGCCGGCATCCACCGCGACCACGGCGTTGAGGAGTTTCTCGATGGTGGGGCGCTCGTTCCACACGGGCACCAGCACGCTCAGGCGTTCACGAGGCATGGGACGTCCTGGAAGCACCGAGGATTGACGACAGCGCCCGGCCGCGGACGTTCACGGGCTGGCGCCTGGCGACGATGATGGAGCGGGACTCGAACTCGATGCCGTCCTGACGCCACTGCTTCAGTTGCTGGCGCAGCAGCGGCAGGGCGGTGCGCTCCGCGGCGCTGAGTGACTTAGCCTCGAGCCGATCGATCACCGCCAACTCGAGGTCGGCGACGCCGCGTCCGGCGTCGAGCGCGAGAAAGCCGCGCCCGTCGGCGAGTGGAATGATCGAGATGCCCTTGAGGTTCTGGAACGGCTCCGGCTTCACCAGGATGAGGGCGCGCTGCCCGGGCAGCTGGACCAGCTCGGCGAGGCTGTTCTGGCGCTTCCTCTCCGTCTTGAGCGTGCGTTCGTGCAGCTTCACCACGGCCCAGCCCAAGTCGGCGTCTATGGTGGACAGCCAGTCCACGACATCGTCCGGCAGGGTGAGGGTGACCAACTGGGCGGGCCGGCCGAATTTCAGGGGCCGGCCGCGTTTGCCTTCGGAAGCGGGTCTCATTGGGGCCAGTGCGACAACCCCGAATTATTACAAGAAAACAGCCGCCGAGTCATCAGCCATTCGCTGGGCCGGGCGGCGTTCCCTCTGGCGGATTTGTTTGAAACAAATCAGAGCGCGGCGGCCGGCGGCACCGCGGGGACCGACGGCGGCGGCAGCGGCGCGCGCGAACCGCTGCGCCGCTTCTCCATCGAGGCGCGCACCAGGAAACGCGCGTACGGCACCACCTGCTTGATGGCGGCCACGTTCATCTGGCACGGGCTGAGGCAGGTCGGGCACTTGTGGTCGCGGATTTCCTTGCGATGGGCCTGTGACGTCTCGCGGAAGTAGATGGCTTCCGCGTCCTCCTTGGTCACGTTGCCCATAATCTCGCTGTTCTCGCAGAAGAACAGGTCGCCGTTCGGGTTCAACATGACGCCCTGCGTCTGGAACGGGCAGGGCGCGGTGCGGTGATAGCCGTTGGCGATCATGTCCGCATAGTGCATGTAGATGTAGTTCTGGCCGTCGAGCAGCGGATCCTGCCGCACGCGATCCATGAAGAAGTTCCGCATCGTCTGCTCTTCGGCGCCGATCGGCTTCATGCCCGCCTCGAGCTCGCTGTTGCCGAGCATGGCGTCGGTGAAGCGCACCATGTTGAAGACGATGTCGAGCTTTTCCTTCTTCGCCCACGCCAGGATGTTGTCGGCGTCGGCGAGGTTCTGCGAGAAAATGGTCGACGAAATCCCGAAGTTGAACTTGTAGGTCTTCTGCAGTTCCTGCATCGCGGCAATGGTCTTGCCGGCCTTTTCGAAGGCGTTGCGGACGTTGCGGACCGAGCCGTGCATCTCGTTCACGCCGTCGATCGAGACGCGCATCGAGAAGATGATGTTGCGCTCGTTGCACAGCTGGACCACCTTGGTCAGCATCGGAATGGCGCGATGATGCGTGATGCCGGTGGTGTTGAGCGTCAGCTTGCGCAGTTTCGGGAACTTGTCGATCATCACGCGGCAGATCTCGACCATGTCGTTGCGCGTGGTGGGCTCGCCACCCGACAACGACGCGTTCTCGATGTCCTTCCACAGCGGCGAGCTGAACGCTTCTTCGATCTGCTCGAGCGTCATGTCTTCCTTGCGGTTGCCGCGCGTCCAGTTGCTGCACATCTCGCAGCGGGCGTCGCACACAAACGTGCAATGGAAGATGAAGACCGTCGGATGAAGCGGGGTGTACTTGGCGACCGCGGCGCGAACGAAATCGCGGGGGGCGCTCATCGCCGCTTTGGCGAGGTACTTGGCGGCGTATGTCTGTGCCATGCTAAGTACAAGATTCTACAGGATTTTCAGGCCGATGGCGACCTAACCTTCAGGTTGTCGGATCCCTCGCGCCTTCAGCCACAACCACAGCCCAGGCAGGTTCCCGGCGAGCCCGGTCAGGACGATGAGCGTAGACAAGGCGAAGGCGGCGCTGTCGTCCACGCCCATCGGCCGGAGCAGCCACACGATCACGCCCTGCGGCAGACCGAAACCGCTGATCGAGATGGGGAGCAGCAACATCAGCAGCCCGACCGGCATGAACAGCAGGAAGTAGCTGAACGGCACGGTCATGCCCAGCCCAAGACCCAGCAGGTAAGCCTGGGTAATCCGCAGCAACTGGACCACCAGGGACCACGCCATCACGTGGGCCAGCACGCCGCGGCGGGTGCGGTACCGGCTCACGGCGTCGCTCAGGCGGAGCACCCGCCGTGTGACCGACCGCCCGTGGCGATGCGCGGGCACCGCCCAGCGGATCCACTGGTCCGCCCAGAAGGCCGCCACGCAGGCGCCGCCGACCACGGCCACGGCGCCGACCATCCGCCAGTCGCTGCGGCCTTCGGGCGCCCACGCCACGACGCCAGCCACGCCCATCGACACCAGGGACAGCACCCCGAGGACGCGATCCACCGCCACCGACGCCAGCGCCTCGCTGCCGGTCGTGGACTCGCGGGCCAGACCGTAGGCCCGCGCCGCATCCGCGCCGACCCCCGCGGGCAGGAAGCTGCCGACAAACGAACTCACCAGGAACAGCCGCGTGGCGTCGGCCGTGGAAATGGCAATGCCGCTGGCCCGCAGCAGCAGGATCCAGCGCAGGATCATCACGGCGCGATCGACCAGCACCAGCACCAGGACGACGGCGAGGTGGGGCCGGCTGATCGCCGCCACCGCGCGCGCGGCGTCGCCCATGTCGATGCGGGTGGAGAGGTAAGCGAGGATGGCCCCGGTGATGACCAGCCGGACCAGCGTGGACCGGGTCGCGCGGGCGAGGAGGTCCTGCACGCCGCTCACCCGGCCGCGGGTTTTCTGGCGACGAAGGTCAGGGTTTCGAAGAGGTTCTTGCGGATCTTGAAGAGCAGGTCTACCGTCCCGGTGTAGCGCGACAGCGCGTCCATCCCGGGAATGTTCACCAACAGCGCGCCGGCCGCCAGCGCGTCACGCGCCACGCCCGTCGCCATGCCAATGCCGCGTTCGACGTGTTGAATCTCGAAGCCGCCATCGTTGAACAGCTGCTTGACGCGGCGCTCGGTCGTCACGAAGTTGTGCGTGTAGTCCACGTCCCAGAAAAAGGTGCGCTCCTTGAGATAGTCGGGCACCACCACGAACAACACCCCGCCCGGGCGCAGCGCCCGCAGCGCCTCGGCCGTGAACGCCCGTGCCGCATCGATGCCGCTCATGTGCTCGAGCACCTGGTCGGCGTAGACCACGTCCATGCTGGCGTCCGGCACGGGAATCGGCGGTGCCCAGGATTCGATCACGCGCAGGCCTTTCTGGCGCAGCACGTCGATCAGGATGGGGCTCGCCTCGATGGCCGTGTAGTTCCAGCCGGCCTCGACCGCCTGCTCGGCCAGCGTGCCGTGACCTGGGCCCACTTCGACCATGTCGCCTGGGGCCGGCTTGAAGCGATGGAGCAGACCGAGGCGATGCTGCTCGATGCGCCCTCGGCGCGAGCTGCCATAGGTGGTCAGCTTCTTTTCGGAGAACGACTTGTAGAAGGTGGACGGCTCAGCCACGGTTTGTGAGTGTACATGAAGCGGGGGTGACCGCCGAAGCGATCACCCCCGCAGGTTTGTTAAACGACAACCCTTCCAGGCGGGTCGAGGCTACGAGCCGATGAAGCCCAGCGAGCCGCGGCCCGGAGGATAGACGTTCTGGTTCGACGGCAGCCTG from Vicinamibacterales bacterium encodes:
- a CDS encoding NAD-dependent epimerase/dehydratase family protein, with product MTPLTHILVTGGAGFIGSHVTRALLAKGLQVTVLDNLSMGRREVVPDGARFVQGDVRDRAAVTAALAGVDGVIHLAAQVTIRGSFDRFYEDLDTNLMGTANIVRLVDPARVRWFTLASSMAVYADCPAPMPIAEGYTTEPLSPYGIGKLAAERVCRQMLSSVGVPLTVLRFFNTFGPGQSYTPYVGVITIFVTRLLRGEAPVILGDGEQQRDFVHVDDITDGVLASLGHAEGTFNLGSGRSTSLNVLSRLLIDRLGRDLAPTYEPAREGELRFSVADITAARRAFGYAPQRSLETHLEDVIADVSARPGK
- a CDS encoding sugar phosphate nucleotidyltransferase: MPDLGSRMVGVILAAGKGARMFPFSDQHPKPILPILNRPLISRQIDVMRDLGITTIYVVVGHLGYQIASVLGGGATLGVDLHMVGQEGTLGLAHAVGALEPYVQAPFLLMLGDIHFHLKAPLRPLMDDVFEGRCNASLVSMYEPDPAMVRRNFVIQADGTGRVSRVIEKPRYVDSQLKGCGLYVFDQHIFDAIRRTPRTAMRDEYEITTSIQILIDDGYVVKHHPIVERDLNLTKPEDLLLINLLELKRHGLASVIDPTAAIPPGATIDNSVIGAHVEVRYPIRISNSVIMPGVVVDSTTDLDAVVLTGEHSVHCPTVVAGLRS
- a CDS encoding glycosyltransferase family 2 protein: MPRERLSVLVPVWNERPTIEKLLNAVVAVDAGVDLEVLVADDGSTDGTREILSAIQLPGVKVIFMDENVGRGGVIKHLWTLATGSIIVHQDADLEYDPQDYKQLVAPILAGQADVVYGSRFKGSIERMRWLNRMGNLVMTGASRGLYGVQLTDLMTCYKMYRRPLIEGLRIRANGFDFEAEFTARLAQRGARFAEVPVSFYGRTFEEGKKIRAFDAVRVMRELVRCKFEGESRA
- a CDS encoding radical SAM protein is translated as MAQTYAAKYLAKAAMSAPRDFVRAAVAKYTPLHPTVFIFHCTFVCDARCEMCSNWTRGNRKEDMTLEQIEEAFSSPLWKDIENASLSGGEPTTRNDMVEICRVMIDKFPKLRKLTLNTTGITHHRAIPMLTKVVQLCNERNIIFSMRVSIDGVNEMHGSVRNVRNAFEKAGKTIAAMQELQKTYKFNFGISSTIFSQNLADADNILAWAKKEKLDIVFNMVRFTDAMLGNSELEAGMKPIGAEEQTMRNFFMDRVRQDPLLDGQNYIYMHYADMIANGYHRTAPCPFQTQGVMLNPNGDLFFCENSEIMGNVTKEDAEAIYFRETSQAHRKEIRDHKCPTCLSPCQMNVAAIKQVVPYARFLVRASMEKRRSGSRAPLPPPSVPAVPPAAAL
- a CDS encoding lysylphosphatidylglycerol synthase transmembrane domain-containing protein → MQDLLARATRSTLVRLVITGAILAYLSTRIDMGDAARAVAAISRPHLAVVLVLVLVDRAVMILRWILLLRASGIAISTADATRLFLVSSFVGSFLPAGVGADAARAYGLARESTTGSEALASVAVDRVLGVLSLVSMGVAGVVAWAPEGRSDWRMVGAVAVVGGACVAAFWADQWIRWAVPAHRHGRSVTRRVLRLSDAVSRYRTRRGVLAHVMAWSLVVQLLRITQAYLLGLGLGMTVPFSYFLLFMPVGLLMLLLPISISGFGLPQGVIVWLLRPMGVDDSAAFALSTLIVLTGLAGNLPGLWLWLKARGIRQPEG
- a CDS encoding class I SAM-dependent methyltransferase, producing MAEPSTFYKSFSEKKLTTYGSSRRGRIEQHRLGLLHRFKPAPGDMVEVGPGHGTLAEQAVEAGWNYTAIEASPILIDVLRQKGLRVIESWAPPIPVPDASMDVVYADQVLEHMSGIDAARAFTAEALRALRPGGVLFVVVPDYLKERTFFWDVDYTHNFVTTERRVKQLFNDGGFEIQHVERGIGMATGVARDALAAGALLVNIPGMDALSRYTGTVDLLFKIRKNLFETLTFVARKPAAG